The following are encoded in a window of Sutcliffiella horikoshii genomic DNA:
- a CDS encoding glutaredoxin family protein, producing MNVQFYTKVDCPLCDKAKTKLKELQSDLDFTIEEFDIYKDDTLLEKYQLMIPVVEHEGEMLAYGQVNKEEVRKRLLEKIR from the coding sequence ATGAATGTACAATTTTACACAAAAGTGGATTGCCCGCTTTGTGATAAGGCAAAAACAAAACTAAAAGAACTGCAATCCGATCTTGATTTTACAATAGAAGAATTCGATATTTATAAAGATGACACCTTGCTAGAAAAATATCAGTTAATGATTCCGGTAGTGGAGCATGAGGGAGAAATGCTTGCTTATGGTCAAGTGAACAAAGAAGAAGTAAGAAAGCGTTTACTTGAAAAAATCCGCTAA